The following are encoded in a window of Magnolia sinica isolate HGM2019 chromosome 11, MsV1, whole genome shotgun sequence genomic DNA:
- the LOC131218795 gene encoding protein FAR1-RELATED SEQUENCE 5-like isoform X2, with protein sequence MEYGKDSSIEPTKTTLCAEDGHQILPVAKVEAINFDDVRQSVTIVGCINNVWCVQPITAIPPAINCGFDGGGEEPEMEFIPAAPDDLKPYVGKEFKSEAAATEFYTAYGAACGFSIRRNQIRKSEKTGEVIFRVLSCSREGKRGKKYLENAERKRAPKPITRVGCPATVHIRRKGEDKWVVTKFVEKHCHKLTTPTKSRFHPTHKKAINFDGIIQAVPAVKSVDALGDIQPITSMPPVTVVGVGASGEHEKEFIPVVPDDLKPHVGKEFKSEEAATEFYNAYGKICGFSIRRNQIRKSERTGQVVFRVLSCSKEGKRGKRYLENMERKRAPKPVTRVGCPAKVHIKRKGENRWLVSKFVEKHSHKLVGPIESHFLPLHRNALNEDLNVIVSINEVGVDAGKAPDFHANESGEHGEVVCLDGDVENSLRKKSIQSYEKDAHAIYEYFKQNRIDDPSFYYQTQIDKNCRVTSCFWVDGGSQLDYQVFGDVICFDTTYKTNQYDVSFVPFIGMNHRKQPILVGAGLLFDETIENLKWLFQTWLKAMGGKHPKAIITDQDRIIKAAIADVFPDIQHRFSMWHILHKIPERLGHLYYEGSTFKHDFDKCIHQSDTVEEFEALWKRMVKEYKLEDVEWLRQIYRIRDMWVPVYSKNVFLAGMSTAQQVESINSLFKEHVDHDSMPIEFILGYQKALYDQRHKESEADAQMAYDLPMPRTSFPMDTELGSIYTREIFSDVQEELFQSPPYNANLVEKNGAISTYEVTHMSIKGKVYNVLFDEEEQAVTCRCLLFEREGIVCRHSLAVFRTLCIDKMPARYILKRWTRHAKVGLSLTNKPLPMAAGELPPFVRRDDLRLCWKRFSKAALKSLRVYDFAKDRISDLIEEVEGMNKEEHIIMGQNDSPIEKIGSNEVACLDQAGTNGRSGLAPSPKSVVLHDENIIQAEGHDASKRIKFGKEADGIYAGMCPTCWGQNHDSQMCPLVIERGQG encoded by the exons ATGGAGTATGGAAAAGACAGCAGCATAGAACCAACGAAAACGACCTTATGTGCAGAAGATGGCCACCAGATTCTACCAGTCGCGAAAGTAGAGGCCATAAATTTTGATGACGTTAGACAATCTGTGACAATAGTAGGATGTATAAATAATGTCTGGTGTGTTCAACCTATTACGGCCATACCACCTGCCATCAATTGTGGGTTTGATGGAGGAGGCGAGGAACCTGAAATGGAGTTCATACCGGCAGCACCCGATGACCTTAAACCATATGTTGGGAAGGAGTTCAAATCTGAAGCGGCAGCCACAGAGTTCTACACTGCATATGGAGCAGCATGTGGATTTAGCATACGTCGTAATCAGATACGAAAATCAGAGAAAACCGGTGAAGTAATTTTTCGAGTTCTATCTTGTTCTAGAGAAGGGAAACGGGGAAAAAAGTATTTGGAGAACGCAGAACGTAAGAGGGCTCCCAAACCTATCACTAGAGTTGGTTGTCCTGCGACGGTTCATATCAGAAGGAAGGGTGAAGATAAATGGGTCGTGACGAAGTTTGTGGAGAAACATTGTCATAAGCTAACGACCCCAACTAAATCACGTTTTCACCCTACTCACAAGAAGGCTATAAATTTCGATGGCATCATACAAGCCGTGCCAGCGGTAAAATCTGTAGATGCTCTTGGGGATATTCAACCTATTACATCCATGCCACCTGTCACTGTTGTTGGGGTTGGGGCAAGTGGGGAGCATGAAAAGGAGTTCATACCGGTAGTGCCCGATGACCTTAAACCACATGTTGGGAAGGAGTTCAAATCCGAAGAGGCAGCCACAGAATTCTATAATGCATATGGGAAGATATGTGGATTTAGCATACGTCGCAATCAAATACGGAAGTCTGAAAGAACCGGCCAAGTGGTCTTTCGAGTTCTGTCTTGTTCCAAAGAAGGGAAGCGAGGAAAAAGGTATTTGGAGAATATGGAACGTAAGAGGGCTCCTAAACCGGTTACTAGAGTCGGTTGCCCGGCAAAAGTTCATATTAAGAGGAAAGGCGAAAATAGATGGCTTGTGTCGAAGTTTGTGGAGAAACATTCCCATAAATTAGTGGGTCCAATCGAATCTCATTTTCTCCCGTTGCACAGGAATGCACTAAATGAGGATTTAAATGTTATTGTTAGTATAAATGAGGTAGGTGTCGATGCTGGTAAGGCCCCGGATTTCCATGCAAATGAATCAGGCGAGCACGGCGAGGTAGTTTGTTTAGATGGAGATGTGGAGAATAGTCTTCGGAAAAAAAGTATTCAAAGTTATGAGAAGGATGCACATGCTATTTATGAATACTTCAAGCAAAACCGTATCGATGATCCCTCTTTCTACTACCAAACTCAAATAGATAAAAACTGCCGAGTAACATCTTGTTTTTGGGTGGACGGTGGTTCACAATTAGATTATCAGGTATTTGGTGATGTCATCTGTTTTGACACCACCTACAAGACTAATCAATACGATGTATCATTTGTTCCTTTCATTGGAATGAACCATCGTAAGCAACCCATTCTGGTCGGTGCCGGTCTCCTCTTCGATGAAACTATAGAAAATCTAAAGTGGTTGTTTCAGACGTGGCTTAAGGCAATGGGAGGAAAGCATCCGAAGGCTATAATTACAGATCAAGATCGAATTATTAAAGCAGCAATTGCAGATGTGTTCCCGGATATCCAACATAGGTTCTCCATGTGGCATATACTGCATAAAATACCAGAGAGGTTAGGACATCTATATTACGAAGGTTCTACTTTCAAACATGACTTCGACAAATGCATTCATCAATCTGACACGGTTGAAGAGTTTGAAGCACTATGGAAAAGAATGGTAAAAGAATACAAGCTCGAAGATGTTGAATGGCTTCGCCAAATATATAGAATCCGTGACATGTGGGTTCCAGTTTATTCAAAAAACGTCTTCCTTGCCGGAATGTCCACTGCCCAACAGGTCGAAAGTATTAACTCTCTGTTTAAAGAGCACGTGGACCATGATTCAATGCCTATTGAATTCATACTAGGGTATCAGAAAGCATTGTATGATCAACGTCACAAGGAGTCGGAGGCAGATGCTCAAATGGCATACGATCTGCCCATGCCCAGAACTTCCTTTCCTATGGACACTGAGTTGGGAAGCATTTATACTAGGGAAATATTCTCTGACGTCCAAGAGGAGTTGTTCCAGAGCCCTCCTTACAATGCAAATTTGGTTGAGAAAAATGGAGCGATCAGCACATATGAGGTTACCCACATGAGCATAAAAGGAAAAGTGTATAATGTCTTGtttgatgaagaagaacaagcaGTAACCTGCAGATGTCTCCTCTTCGAGCGTGAAGGGATCGTTTGCAGACATTCATTGGCCGTATTCAGAACATTATGTATCGACAAAATGCCAGCACGCTACATCTTGAAAAGGTGGACACGGCACGCAAAAGTAGGACTCAGTCTTACAAACAAACCTCTACCAATGGCAGCTGGTGAGTTGCCGCCATTTGTACGACGTGATGACCTGAGGCTATGTTGGAAGAGGTTTTCAAAAGCAGCATTAAAATCGTTGCGGGTTTATGACTTTGCAAAAGATCGGATTTCGGATTTGATAGAGGAGGTCGAAGGCATGAACAAAGAAGaacacataatcatgggacaGAATGATAGTCCTATTGAAAAAATTGGCAGCAATGAGGTGGCATGTTTGGACCAAGCCGGCACCAATGGTAGAAGTGGGCTAGCACCATCTCCAAAGAGTGTTGTCTTACATGATGAAAACATCATACAAGCAGAGGGTCATGATGCAAGCAAGAGAATCAAGTTCGGTAAGGAGGCGGATGGAATTTATGCCGGAATGTGTCCCACATGTTGGGGGCAAAATCATGATTCGCAAATGTGCCCTTTAGTGATTGAGAG GGGGCAGGGGTAG
- the LOC131218795 gene encoding protein FAR1-RELATED SEQUENCE 5-like isoform X1 translates to MVSFLCWQLASAMEYGKDSSIEPTKTTLCAEDGHQILPVAKVEAINFDDVRQSVTIVGCINNVWCVQPITAIPPAINCGFDGGGEEPEMEFIPAAPDDLKPYVGKEFKSEAAATEFYTAYGAACGFSIRRNQIRKSEKTGEVIFRVLSCSREGKRGKKYLENAERKRAPKPITRVGCPATVHIRRKGEDKWVVTKFVEKHCHKLTTPTKSRFHPTHKKAINFDGIIQAVPAVKSVDALGDIQPITSMPPVTVVGVGASGEHEKEFIPVVPDDLKPHVGKEFKSEEAATEFYNAYGKICGFSIRRNQIRKSERTGQVVFRVLSCSKEGKRGKRYLENMERKRAPKPVTRVGCPAKVHIKRKGENRWLVSKFVEKHSHKLVGPIESHFLPLHRNALNEDLNVIVSINEVGVDAGKAPDFHANESGEHGEVVCLDGDVENSLRKKSIQSYEKDAHAIYEYFKQNRIDDPSFYYQTQIDKNCRVTSCFWVDGGSQLDYQVFGDVICFDTTYKTNQYDVSFVPFIGMNHRKQPILVGAGLLFDETIENLKWLFQTWLKAMGGKHPKAIITDQDRIIKAAIADVFPDIQHRFSMWHILHKIPERLGHLYYEGSTFKHDFDKCIHQSDTVEEFEALWKRMVKEYKLEDVEWLRQIYRIRDMWVPVYSKNVFLAGMSTAQQVESINSLFKEHVDHDSMPIEFILGYQKALYDQRHKESEADAQMAYDLPMPRTSFPMDTELGSIYTREIFSDVQEELFQSPPYNANLVEKNGAISTYEVTHMSIKGKVYNVLFDEEEQAVTCRCLLFEREGIVCRHSLAVFRTLCIDKMPARYILKRWTRHAKVGLSLTNKPLPMAAGELPPFVRRDDLRLCWKRFSKAALKSLRVYDFAKDRISDLIEEVEGMNKEEHIIMGQNDSPIEKIGSNEVACLDQAGTNGRSGLAPSPKSVVLHDENIIQAEGHDASKRIKFGKEADGIYAGMCPTCWGQNHDSQMCPLVIERGQG, encoded by the exons ATGGTTTCCTTCTTATGTTGGCAGCTTGCTTCAGCCATGGAGTATGGAAAAGACAGCAGCATAGAACCAACGAAAACGACCTTATGTGCAGAAGATGGCCACCAGATTCTACCAGTCGCGAAAGTAGAGGCCATAAATTTTGATGACGTTAGACAATCTGTGACAATAGTAGGATGTATAAATAATGTCTGGTGTGTTCAACCTATTACGGCCATACCACCTGCCATCAATTGTGGGTTTGATGGAGGAGGCGAGGAACCTGAAATGGAGTTCATACCGGCAGCACCCGATGACCTTAAACCATATGTTGGGAAGGAGTTCAAATCTGAAGCGGCAGCCACAGAGTTCTACACTGCATATGGAGCAGCATGTGGATTTAGCATACGTCGTAATCAGATACGAAAATCAGAGAAAACCGGTGAAGTAATTTTTCGAGTTCTATCTTGTTCTAGAGAAGGGAAACGGGGAAAAAAGTATTTGGAGAACGCAGAACGTAAGAGGGCTCCCAAACCTATCACTAGAGTTGGTTGTCCTGCGACGGTTCATATCAGAAGGAAGGGTGAAGATAAATGGGTCGTGACGAAGTTTGTGGAGAAACATTGTCATAAGCTAACGACCCCAACTAAATCACGTTTTCACCCTACTCACAAGAAGGCTATAAATTTCGATGGCATCATACAAGCCGTGCCAGCGGTAAAATCTGTAGATGCTCTTGGGGATATTCAACCTATTACATCCATGCCACCTGTCACTGTTGTTGGGGTTGGGGCAAGTGGGGAGCATGAAAAGGAGTTCATACCGGTAGTGCCCGATGACCTTAAACCACATGTTGGGAAGGAGTTCAAATCCGAAGAGGCAGCCACAGAATTCTATAATGCATATGGGAAGATATGTGGATTTAGCATACGTCGCAATCAAATACGGAAGTCTGAAAGAACCGGCCAAGTGGTCTTTCGAGTTCTGTCTTGTTCCAAAGAAGGGAAGCGAGGAAAAAGGTATTTGGAGAATATGGAACGTAAGAGGGCTCCTAAACCGGTTACTAGAGTCGGTTGCCCGGCAAAAGTTCATATTAAGAGGAAAGGCGAAAATAGATGGCTTGTGTCGAAGTTTGTGGAGAAACATTCCCATAAATTAGTGGGTCCAATCGAATCTCATTTTCTCCCGTTGCACAGGAATGCACTAAATGAGGATTTAAATGTTATTGTTAGTATAAATGAGGTAGGTGTCGATGCTGGTAAGGCCCCGGATTTCCATGCAAATGAATCAGGCGAGCACGGCGAGGTAGTTTGTTTAGATGGAGATGTGGAGAATAGTCTTCGGAAAAAAAGTATTCAAAGTTATGAGAAGGATGCACATGCTATTTATGAATACTTCAAGCAAAACCGTATCGATGATCCCTCTTTCTACTACCAAACTCAAATAGATAAAAACTGCCGAGTAACATCTTGTTTTTGGGTGGACGGTGGTTCACAATTAGATTATCAGGTATTTGGTGATGTCATCTGTTTTGACACCACCTACAAGACTAATCAATACGATGTATCATTTGTTCCTTTCATTGGAATGAACCATCGTAAGCAACCCATTCTGGTCGGTGCCGGTCTCCTCTTCGATGAAACTATAGAAAATCTAAAGTGGTTGTTTCAGACGTGGCTTAAGGCAATGGGAGGAAAGCATCCGAAGGCTATAATTACAGATCAAGATCGAATTATTAAAGCAGCAATTGCAGATGTGTTCCCGGATATCCAACATAGGTTCTCCATGTGGCATATACTGCATAAAATACCAGAGAGGTTAGGACATCTATATTACGAAGGTTCTACTTTCAAACATGACTTCGACAAATGCATTCATCAATCTGACACGGTTGAAGAGTTTGAAGCACTATGGAAAAGAATGGTAAAAGAATACAAGCTCGAAGATGTTGAATGGCTTCGCCAAATATATAGAATCCGTGACATGTGGGTTCCAGTTTATTCAAAAAACGTCTTCCTTGCCGGAATGTCCACTGCCCAACAGGTCGAAAGTATTAACTCTCTGTTTAAAGAGCACGTGGACCATGATTCAATGCCTATTGAATTCATACTAGGGTATCAGAAAGCATTGTATGATCAACGTCACAAGGAGTCGGAGGCAGATGCTCAAATGGCATACGATCTGCCCATGCCCAGAACTTCCTTTCCTATGGACACTGAGTTGGGAAGCATTTATACTAGGGAAATATTCTCTGACGTCCAAGAGGAGTTGTTCCAGAGCCCTCCTTACAATGCAAATTTGGTTGAGAAAAATGGAGCGATCAGCACATATGAGGTTACCCACATGAGCATAAAAGGAAAAGTGTATAATGTCTTGtttgatgaagaagaacaagcaGTAACCTGCAGATGTCTCCTCTTCGAGCGTGAAGGGATCGTTTGCAGACATTCATTGGCCGTATTCAGAACATTATGTATCGACAAAATGCCAGCACGCTACATCTTGAAAAGGTGGACACGGCACGCAAAAGTAGGACTCAGTCTTACAAACAAACCTCTACCAATGGCAGCTGGTGAGTTGCCGCCATTTGTACGACGTGATGACCTGAGGCTATGTTGGAAGAGGTTTTCAAAAGCAGCATTAAAATCGTTGCGGGTTTATGACTTTGCAAAAGATCGGATTTCGGATTTGATAGAGGAGGTCGAAGGCATGAACAAAGAAGaacacataatcatgggacaGAATGATAGTCCTATTGAAAAAATTGGCAGCAATGAGGTGGCATGTTTGGACCAAGCCGGCACCAATGGTAGAAGTGGGCTAGCACCATCTCCAAAGAGTGTTGTCTTACATGATGAAAACATCATACAAGCAGAGGGTCATGATGCAAGCAAGAGAATCAAGTTCGGTAAGGAGGCGGATGGAATTTATGCCGGAATGTGTCCCACATGTTGGGGGCAAAATCATGATTCGCAAATGTGCCCTTTAGTGATTGAGAG GGGGCAGGGGTAG
- the LOC131218796 gene encoding xylulose kinase 2-like, whose product MDYSLPEDSLFLGFDSSTQSLKATVLDNNLNIVASEVVHFDSELPHYKTKDGVYRDPLVNGRIVSPTLMWVEALELLLGKFVKAELDFGRIAAISGSGQQHGSVYWKKGSSATLASLNPEKLLLSQLGDAFATKESPIWMDSSTTAQCREIEIAVGGALELSQITGSRAYERFTGPQIRRIFETQPEVYHDTERISLVSSFMASLLIGGYASIDETDGAGMNLMDIKQRVWSKIVLEATAPGLEEKLGKLVPAHAVAGLIAPYFVERFHFNKSCLVIQWSGDNPNSLAGLTLNTPGDLAISLGTSDTIFGITNEPQPGLEGHVFPNPVDPKCYMVMLCYKNGSLTREDVRNRCAEKSWDVFNKLLEKTPPLNGGKLGFYYTEHEILPPLPVGFHRYVLDNFSSDSLDELKEHEVDDFDAPSEVRAIIEGQFLSMRAHTERFGMLFPPKRLIATGGASANKSILSAITSIFGCDVYTVQRPDSASLGGALRAAHGWLCNNAGSFVPISCMYENKLEKTSLACKLSMPAGDQQIVSKYTVLMKKRMEIEDRLVKKLGRR is encoded by the exons ATGGATTATTCTCTTCCAGAAGATTCTCTTTTCCTTGGATTTGACAGTTCTACTCA GTCTTTGAAGGCAACTGTGCTAGACAACAACCTCAATATTGTTGCTTCAGAGGTTGTGCATTTTGATTCTGAATTGCCACATTATAAGACTAAGGATGGAGTCTACAGGGACCCATTAGTAAATGGTAGAATAGTCTctcccactttgatgtgggtggAGGCTTTGGAACTCTTACTTGGAAAATTTGTGAAAGCAGAATTGGATTTTGGAAGGATCGCAGCTATTTCCGGCAGCGGGCAGCAACATGGTAGTGTCTATTGGAAGAAAGGCAGTTCAGCCACATTAGCATCTTTGAATCCCGAGAAACTGTTACTTTCTCAGCTTGGTGATGCTTTTGCAACAAAGGAATCACCTATATGGATGGATAGCAGCACGACCGCACAGTGCAGAGAAATAGAGATAGCTGTTGGGGGTGCATTAGAGCTATCCCAAATTACTGGGTCCCGTGCATATGAGAGGTTCACGGGCCCGCAGATCCGGAGGATATTTGAGACTCAGCCGGAAGTATATCATGACACGGAGAGGATCTCCCTCGTCAGCTCTTTTATGGCGTCGCTCCTGATTGGTGGTTATGCTAGTATTGATGAAACAGATGGCGCGGGAATGAACTTGATGGATATCAAACAGCGTGTTTGGTCGAAGATTGTTTTGGAG GCTACTGCTCCAGGTCTAGAAGAAAAGCTTGGAAAACTGGTGCCGGCCCATGCTGTTGCGGGTCTGATAGCTCCCTATTTTGTTGAGAG GTTTCACTTTAATAAGAGCTGCCTTGTTATTCAGTGGTCTGGAGACAACCCAAACAGCTTGGCAG GTTTGACCCTCAATACTCCTGGGGATCTAGCCATTAGTCTCGGCACAAGTGACACA ATATTTGGGATTACCAATGAGCCTCAACCTGGCCTAGAAGGACATGTATTTCCCAATCCTGTTGATCCAAAATGCTACATGGTGATGTTGTGCTACAAAAATGGATCTCTAACTCGAGAAG atgtaCGGAATCGGTGTGCAGAGAAATCCTGGGATGTTTTCAACAAGCTTCTTGAGAAAACGCCCCCATTAAATG GGGGAAAGCTAGGATTCTACTATACGGAGCATGAAATCCTGCCTCCCCTCCCAG TGGGATTCCATCGCTATGTTCTTGACAACTTCTCAAGTGATTCATTAGATGAGTTGAAAGAGCATGAAGTGGACGATTTTGATGCCCCATCAGAG GTACGTGCCATCATTGAAGGCCAATTTCTCTCTATGCGTGCTCACACGGAGAGGTTTGGGATGCTGTTTCCTCCCAAACGACTAATAGCAACTGGTGGTGCATCAGCAAATAAGAGCATTCTTAGTGCAATCACTTCCATTTTTGGCTGTGATGTCTATACGGTCCAACGACCAG ATTCAGCTTCATTGGGAGGGGCACTGAGGGCAGCTCATGGGTGGTTATGCAACAATGCGGGCAGTTTCGTTCCCATCTCATGCATGTACGAGAACAAGCTAGAGAAGACATCGCTTGCTTGTAAGCTTTCAATGCCAGCCGGAGATCAACAAATCGTCTCCAAATACACTGTGCTGATGAAGAAGAGAATGGAAATTGAGGATCGTCTTGTCAAGAAGTTAGGCCGGAGGTAA